Proteins encoded in a region of the Magallana gigas chromosome 8, xbMagGiga1.1, whole genome shotgun sequence genome:
- the LOC105320688 gene encoding cilia- and flagella-associated protein 58, which yields MAEEKAKGGMDDSAFESLEKDFKEVLEQLKGDKTLDKFRQEYEKLHKALKKSHESEKRLMQKTRELNAEITANSAKVATALKLSQEDQNQIQSLKKEIEKAWKTRDAAYEKETRARETIQQLKMEIANLSKLVEQGAGLTMGQEHSVNELLKMKEELTKERDEQLNDIVKLRESLAQATSQQQKLESDKKECEEKIQELNQEIQVKNNEAQRESRKKDKMERELKQAKADLDAKTGEIKNLQGRVENYKGDISKLEQQMKEQKILNERTIKDADILHTRFAKLQSDFESQLITTDQLTAENQARVTELKQKEDEVNQLKGETQRLNKMRETIQRKLRQVEENKSDVEQQRETLKSQIIGLERELEAAKKQAEADKKTIDDRTRERDILQKSMLKAASATQKQIHLVRLHEQSKKNLEQDIQNYREEAQKQRKIIYQLEKERDRYINEASDLTQRVLSHMEDVKVREMQIFDYKKKIAEADTKLRQQQNLYEAVRSDRNLYSKNLIESQDEITEMKRKLKIMNHQIDQLKEEIQAKENALLKEHFEHQRVEKDKENLKSELNRLKQQAQESKAYIEAQEAEERKLLKIIAEADAERVRQKKELDQVISERDILGTQLVRRNDELALLYEKIKIQQSTLNKGEIQYNQRLEDIRVLKLEIKKLRRANAILEKRVANVKDLRLEVYHIQRELLRERTRCKALEEELENPMNIHRWRKLEGSDPSTYEMIQKIQTLQKRLISKTEEVVEKELLIQEKEKLYLELKHILARQPGPEVAEQLTIYQQTLKEKTKQMKSMASELNMYESQVNEYKYEIERIARELQEVKKKYFMQKKKEQQTKERERALAQAGAPVIQPQRTDGPRFTGGGFNLKSTKTAA from the exons ATGGCCgag GAAAAGGCTAAAGGTGGGATGGATGACAGTGCATTCGAATCCCTTGAAAAGGACTTCAAAGAG GTGCTTGAACAACTAAAAGGAGATAAAACACTTGACAAATTTCGTCAGGAATATGAAAAACTCCACAAAGCTCTCAAAAAAAGTCACGAGAGTGAGAAACGTTTGATGCAAAAAACCAGGGAGTTAAATGCAGAAATAACAGCTAACTCTGCTAAAGTAGCTACAGCCCTGAAACTATCTCAGGAAGATCAGAACCAGATACAGTCATTGAAGAAAGAAATTGAGAAAGCATGGAAGACTAGAGATGCTGCCTATGAGAAGGAGACAAGAGCAAGGGAGACAATTCAGCAGCTGAAGATGGAAATAGCCAATCTGAGCAAACTTGTAGAGCAAGGTGCTGGACTTACAATGGGACAAGAACACAG tgTCAATGAGCTATTGAAAATGAAGGAAGAGCTAACAAAGGAGAGAGATGAGCAGCTGAACGACATTGTTAAACTGCGGGAGTCCCTTGCTCAGGCAACGTCACAGCAGCAGAAGTTGGAATCTGATAAGAAAGAATGTGAAGAGAAAATCCAAGAG CTCAACCAAGAAATTCAGGTGAAGAACAATGAAGCTCAGCGTGAGAGCAGGAAGAAGGACAAGATGGAGAGAGAGCTGAAACAGGCCAAAGCCGATCTGGACGCCAAGACTGGAGAGATTAAGAACCTGCAGGGCCGTGTTGAGAACTACAAGGGTGACATCTCTAAACTAGAGCAGCAAATGAAAGAACAAAAG ATTTTGAATGAGAGAACTATTAAGGATGCTGACATCTTACATACTCGGTTTGCCAAGCTTCAGTCAGACTTTGAGAGTCAGCTGATTACCACAGATCAGCTGACCGCTGAAAACCAGGCCAGAGTCACAGAGCTTAAG CAAAAAGAGGATGAGGTTAACCAGCTTAAAGGGGAGACTCAGCGACTGAACAAAATGAGGGAAACCATTCAAAGGAAACTTCGGCAGGTGGAGGAGAATAAGTCAGATGTCGAGCAGCAGAGGGAGACTCTCAAAAGTCAGATCATTGGCTTGGAGAGAG AGCTGGAAGCTGCCAAGAAACAAGCAGAGGCTGACAAGAAAACTATTGATGATAGAACAAGGGAACGGGACATTCTGCAAAAG AGCATGCTGAAAGCAGCCAGTGCCACTCAGAAGCAGATTCATCTTGTCCGCCTTCATGAGCAGTCCAAGAAGAACCTGGAGCAAGACATTCAGAACTACAGGGAGGAGGCCCAGAAACAGAGGAAGATCATCTACCAGCTGGAGAAGGAGAGAGATCGCTACATCAATGAGGCCAGCGATCTCACGCAAAGG GTTCTCTCACATATGGAAGATGTCAAGGTTCGTGAGATGCAGATTTTCGATTACAAAAAGAAGATTGCTGAGGCAGATACCAAACTGAGGCAGCAGCAGAACTTGTATGAGGCTGTACGAAGTGACAGGAACTTGTACAGCAAAAACCTCATCGAGTCTCAG GATGAGATTACCGAGATGAAGAGGAAGCTGAAGATCATGAACCATCAGATCGATCAATTGAAGGAGGAGATTCAGGCCAAGGAGAATGCCCTCCTCAAGGAGCACTTTGAGCATCAGCGTGTAGAGAAGGACAAAGAAAACCTCAAGTCCGAGTTGAACCGCCTCAAACAGCAAGCGCAGGAGAGCAAGGCATACATTGAGGCGCAGGAGGCTGAGGAGAGGAAGCTGCTGAAGATTATTGCTGAGGCGGATGCTGAGCGAGTCAGACAGAAGAAGGAGCTCGATCAG GTGATCAGCGAGAGAGATATTCTTGGAACACAGTTGGTTAGGAGAAATGATGAATTGGCTCTTCTGTACGAGAAGATCAAAATCCAACAGTCCACACTGAATAAGGGAGAGATTCAGTATAACCAGAGATTGGAGGATATCAGAGTGCTCAAACTCGAGATCAAGAAACTCAGACGGGCAAACGCCATTTTGGAGAAGAGGGTAGCCAATGTAAAGGATCTCAG ACTCGAGGTATACCACATTCAGAGAGAGTTGCTGAGGGAGAGAACTCGATGCAAGGCCCTGGAGGAAGAGTTAGAGAATCCTATGAACATCCACAGGTGGAGAAAACTAGAG GGAAGTGACCCAAGCACCTATGAGATGATTCAGAAGATTCAGACTCTACAGAAACGATTGATCTCCAAAACAGAGGAAGTCGTGGAGAAAGAGCTACTGATCCAAGAGAAAGAGAAACTCTATTTAGAACTGAAGCACATCTTGGCACGACAGCCTGGCCCAGAGGTTGCTGAACAGCTTACGATTTACCAGCAGACGCTCAAGGAAAAAACGAAACAAATGAAG TCTATGGCATCGGAATTAAATATGTACGAATCACAAGTCAATGAATACAAGTACGAAATCGAGAGAATAGCTAGAGAACTACAAGAAGTCAAGAAGAAATATTTCATGCAGAAAAAGAAAGAACAACAAACAAA agaaagagagagggcGTTAGCACAAGCGGGGGCCCCTGTTATTCAACCCCAGAGAACAGATGGGCCCCGATTCACAGGAGGGGGATTCAACCTAAAGTCTACTAAAACAGCCGCTTGA
- the LOC105320608 gene encoding ninjurin-1, which translates to MSPGNSSEQTVSLEMSPNDKDSLTGTCTNEMVVTSAAIPVNDSQDRTDFKDVLTNGDTDGTSNNNPSGNVFADRQNIVRGFCDASLMAANVSQLRAVLDGDPAYRFFTPLLVLIGLSLILHIGFGLIMIQRWRKARKAHLEHMKKAEELDSQGPNTIASDPRGIVCACEWCATVEWYDEISIFIVFFVIVLNVVIAVLGLRDSQ; encoded by the exons ATGTCTCCCGGCAACAGCTCCGAACAGACTGTTTCGTTAGAGATGAGTCCAAATGACAAAGACAGTCTGactggtacatgtaccaacGAAATGGTTGTCACTTCAGCTGCTATACCA gTGAACGATTCTCAAGACAGAACAGATTTCAAAGATGTTTTAACCAATGGC GACACAGATGGCACTAGCAACAACAATCCTTCTGGAAATGTTTTCGCTGACAGACAAAACATCGTTCGAGGGTTCTGCGACGCATCACTAATGGCGGCAAACGTGTCTCAGCTACGCGCGGTATTGGACGGGGACCCGGCATACAGATTCTTCACCCCTCTACTGGTCTTGATTGGACTGTCTTTGATCTTACACATAGGGTTTGGTCTTATAATGATTCAAAGGTGGCGAAAAGCAAGGAAAGCCCACTTGGAACATATGAAGAAAGCCGAAGAGTTGGACTCGCAAGGGCCCAATACGATTGCAAGCGACCCCCGAGGGATCGTCTGTGCGTGCGAATGGTGTGCGACTGTTGAGTGGTACGATGAGATCAGTATATTCATTgtgttttttgttattgttttgaatGTTGTGATCGCAGTACTAGGATTAAGGGACAGCCAgtag
- the LOC136270800 gene encoding cytoplasmic dynein 2 intermediate chain 2-like, translated as MDQTLRLYSMLQKQPIMTLEPGEGVIYSTKWSFSRPALFAATTDTGLLLLYDLTQNQPVPVYKLEAWGLMGNNARAPVLTCQFNQHQNNLIATGDATGCIQVFRISDSLKTPLSRDLEILGDLVDITTES; from the exons atggatcaaacactacgaCTGTACAGCATGCTACAG AAACAACCCATCATGACTTTAGAGCCCGGTGAGGGGGTTATCTACTCAACGAAGTGGTCCTTCAGCCGACCCGCATTGTTTGCTGCCACCACCGACACCGGCCTGTTGTTACTGTACGACCTGACCCAGAACCAGCCGGTTCCCGTCTATAAGCTGGAGGCTTGGGGACTGATGGGGAACAATGCCAGGGCACCTGTCCTCACCTGTCAGTTCAACCAACATCA AAACAACTTGATCGCCACCGGTGATGCTACGGGGTGTATTCAAGTGTTCCGAATCAGTGACAGCCTTAAAACGCCGCTGTCACGTGACCTGGAGATTCTGGGAGATTTAGTAGACATCACTACCGAGTCCTAG
- the LOC117690298 gene encoding ninjurin-A isoform X2 — protein sequence MTTGNEIVPLEDIPNDQDGTDNRDGMAGTIDDNRDGMAGTIDDNRNGMDEIDIIVNPAARPTTLNMRNNSDEIDFRSVDRGLDEPDAPNNNGSSKNVFTDRQNIVRGLCDASLMAANISQLRAVLDGDPGNKYFIPLLIMIGLSLFSHITFGLLMIQRWRKERKAELEHQRDVEKAVGTPVSRASNPRGVTCLCAWCGKVEWYDEVSMYCMYFVIILNVAIAGLGLTDNNK from the exons ATGACTACCGGCAATGAGATAGTACCATTAGAGGATATTCCCAATGACCAGGATGGCACTGACAACAGGGATGGAATGGCGGGTACAATCGATGACAACAGGGATGGAATGGCGGGTACAATCGATGACAACAGGAATGGAATGGATGAAATCGATATAATTGTCAACCCTGCTGCTAGGCCGACTACCTTGAAT ATGAGGAACAATTCGGACGAAATAGACTTCAGATCTGTTGATCGAGGTTTAGAT GAACCCGATGCCCCAAACAACAACGGGtcttcaaaaaatgttttcactGACAGACAAAACATCGTTCGAGGACTCTGCGACGCATCACTGATGGCGGCAAACATCTCCCAACTACGCGCGGTATTGGATGGAGACCCGGGGAACAAATACTTCATACCTCTACTGATCATGATTGGGTTGTCGCTTTTCTCGCATATAACGTTTGGATTGCTTATGATTCAAAGATGGCGAAAAGAAAGGAAAGCCGAATTGGAACACCAAAGGGATGTTGAAAAAGCAGTGGGCACGCCGGTGTCTAGGGCAAGTAATCCACGAGGGGTCACGTGTCTTTGTGCGTGGTGTGGGAAAGTTGAGTGGTATGACGAAGTCAGCATGTATTGTATGTATTTCGTGATTATTTTGAACGTTGCAATCGCAGGACTAGGTTTGACAGACAACAACAAGTAA
- the LOC117690298 gene encoding uncharacterized protein isoform X1 codes for MTTGNEIVPLEDIPNDQDGTDNRDGMAGTIDDNRDGMAGTIDDNRNGMDEIDIIVNPAARPTTLNMRNNSDEIDFRSVDRGLDMRNNSDEIDFRSVDQGLDEPDAPNNNGSSKNVFTDRQNIVRGLCDASLMAANISQLRAVLDGDPGNKYFIPLLIMIGLSLFSHITFGLLMIQRWRKERKAELEHQRDVEKAVGTPVSRASNPRGVTCLCAWCGKVEWYDEVSMYCMYFVIILNVAIAGLGLTDNNK; via the exons ATGACTACCGGCAATGAGATAGTACCATTAGAGGATATTCCCAATGACCAGGATGGCACTGACAACAGGGATGGAATGGCGGGTACAATCGATGACAACAGGGATGGAATGGCGGGTACAATCGATGACAACAGGAATGGAATGGATGAAATCGATATAATTGTCAACCCTGCTGCTAGGCCGACTACCTTGAAT ATGAGGAACAATTCGGACGAAATAGACTTCAGATCTGTTGATCGAGGTTTAGAT ATGAGGAACAATTCGGACGAAATAGACTTCAGATCTGTTGATCAAGGTTTAGAT GAACCCGATGCCCCAAACAACAACGGGtcttcaaaaaatgttttcactGACAGACAAAACATCGTTCGAGGACTCTGCGACGCATCACTGATGGCGGCAAACATCTCCCAACTACGCGCGGTATTGGATGGAGACCCGGGGAACAAATACTTCATACCTCTACTGATCATGATTGGGTTGTCGCTTTTCTCGCATATAACGTTTGGATTGCTTATGATTCAAAGATGGCGAAAAGAAAGGAAAGCCGAATTGGAACACCAAAGGGATGTTGAAAAAGCAGTGGGCACGCCGGTGTCTAGGGCAAGTAATCCACGAGGGGTCACGTGTCTTTGTGCGTGGTGTGGGAAAGTTGAGTGGTATGACGAAGTCAGCATGTATTGTATGTATTTCGTGATTATTTTGAACGTTGCAATCGCAGGACTAGGTTTGACAGACAACAACAAGTAA
- the LOC105320777 gene encoding putative transferase CAF17 homolog, mitochondrial, which yields MRLLKTNWLTIIQRRPISILCRCHKVETNNGDGISFPGRETRTYQEWKSWKLYNIKSRGMVRLQGADVFPFLQGLVTNDVFLLSGERESIYTMMLNSQGRVLYDMIIYKKNLDNETSCVLIECDHEVSKEVISLFKKYKIRKKVDITEVSDEYRTFAALPSEELGKRLWLPFKQGEVTLAHPDPRLEQFGWRIVARDGSEVLAAIDPGCEIETREEREYHIQRYKVGLPEGTVDLPPGNCLPLESNLVFHDGVSFTKGCYIGQELTARSYHTGVIRKRLAPIEFERVPENIQSGVTIETEDTKKNAGKYRNSVDRFGLGLIRLAEMKKRLVIPSSDGHLYSVKAHIPSWWPQEGEITVQQ from the exons ATGAGGCTTCTCAAAACAAACTGGCTAACAATAATACAGAGAAGGCCTATATCCATCTTATGTCGCTGTCACAAGGTTGAAACAAACAATGGAGACGGTATCAGTTTCCCAGGGAGGGAAACAAGAACCTACCAGGAATGGAAATCATGGAAGCTTTATAATATAAAGAGTCGGGGCATGGTCAGATTACAAGGAGCTGATGTGTTTCCATTTTTACAAGGACTAGTCACCAATGATGTATTCCTGCTGAGTGGGGAGAGGGAGTCGATTTATACCATGATGTTAAATTCTCAA GGCAGAGTGCtgtatgatatgataatatacaaaaaaaatcttgacaatgAGACTTCATGTGTTCTGATAGAATGTGACCATGAAGTGTCGAAAGAAgttatttcactttttaaaaaatacaaaattagaAAAAAG GTTGATATAACTGAAGTAAGTGATGAATACAGGACCTTTGCAGCTCTCCCATCAGAAGAGTTAGGAAAGAGGTTATGGCTGCCATTTAAACAAGGGGAGGTCACTCTGGCACATCCTGATCCACGATTAGAACAGTTTGGTTGGAGAATTGTAGCAAGAGATGGGTCTGAAGTTCTTGCAG CAATAGACCCAGGTTGCGAGATAGAAACCAGGGAGGAGAGGGAGTACCACATACAGAGATACAAAGTGGGGCTACCAGAGGGGACTGTGGACCTACCCCCAGGAAACTGTCTGCCACTGGAGAGTAACCTGGTCTTCCATGATGGAG TGAGTTTTACCAAGGGCTGTTACATTGGTCAGGAGCTGACTGCCCGCTCTTATCACACGGGAGTCATCAGGAAACGACTGGCTCCCATAGAGTTCGAAAG ggTACCAGAAAACATACAATCAGGAGTCACCATAGAAACAGAGGATACTAAAAAAAATGCTGGAAAGTACAGGAATTCGGTGGATAGGTTTGGATTAGGACTGATTAGATTGGCCGAAATGAAAAAGAGGCTGGTGATTCCTTCATCAGACGGACATTTATACAGTGTGAAGGCTCATATTCCAAGCTGGTGGCCACAAGAAGGGGAGATAACTGTGCAACAATAA
- the LOC117690295 gene encoding location of vulva defective 1-like, translated as MTIRALIISNFLAFCVIANPRKNELNNSKKSVEPTVFWPILRSRHNITDPQYSVAFLHSVTMVTNPPTSLPYPIHFLKFSGTSDSFAEAPWDVNSFSTNTSMAILLYLYFEEPMQNATLIQFEGNSGGFELMLESGILKARFHSLDGTKFEHSAPEFDLKAHEWHFVGAEYNHLWDPDDQFDLLYVSESAFNATAHVSTLRNVGNIPDIDISGCLRIGKNFNGDMAFHGYMSCLQFYEVSVYHPKEILKIDLFLKCDPNLWTMDWDTTADFIPEASPFCVSDVTTTQQMTPTEHFSASTTEYGSTIRQFTTQPVTTFEQSTILDMSTIRTGTTDKQSTTQSGSTVKLSTTKPESTVEQLSTRQESTVDHLSTKHGSTGHQETTTLSGSTVEVLTTKPGSADVQLTTDPLVPGSTVEQHSTRHGSTVQQFTTKTGSSVKQPYTYSESTVQQFTTDSGSTVDQQTTKHGMTVDQITTGYGSPAKHLTTLPGSKFERTTANAKSTVENLTSHSGSTVEQFTTQSGMKFGSGSGSTISQSNISSTAAKPTLWSFESPLERCVRFEKLSSNRAIKVADLGMYTFTTMSECVYQCLTNDMCLAISVEYVSGSILCSTSSDYSSTVFASGHETYYRFYM; from the exons ATGACAATACGAGcattaataatttcaaatttcctGGCATTTT GTGTCATAGCAAATCCAAGAAAAAATGAGCTTAACAACTCCAAGAAAAGCGTGGAACCGACCGTGTTTTGGCCCATACTCAGATCCCGACACAACATCACCGACCCACAGTACAG TGTGGCTTTCCTTCACTCTGTCACTATGGTAACGAACCCGCCAACTTCTCTCCCATATCCAATACACTTTTTGAAGTTCTCGGGTACTTCCGACTCTTTTGCTGAGGCTCCTTGGGATGTGAACAGTTTTTCGACCAACACTTCAATGGCAATCCTGTTATATCTATATTTCGAAGAACCAATGCAAAATGCAACTTTAATCCAGTTTGAAGGTAACAGTGGCGGATTTGAACTGATGTTGGAAAGCGGCATTTTGAAAGCTCGGTTTCACTCCCTTGATGGAACAAAATTTGAACACAGTGCCCCAGAATTCGACCTTAAAGCCCACGAGTGGCATTTTGTTGGCGCCGAGTACAACCACCTATGGGATCCCGACGACCAGTTTGATTTGCTGTATGTCAGCGAGTCTGCATTCAATGCGACAGCCCATGTCTCCACACTTCGTAATGTCGGTAACATTCCAGATATCGATATCAGTGGATGTCTGCGCATTGGGAAAAACTTTAACGGAGATATGGCGTTTCATGGGTATATGTCATGCCTTCAGTTTTATGAAGTCTCGGTTTACCACCCGAAGGAAATTCTCAAGATCGAcctgtttttaaaatgtgaccCCAACCTATGGACGATGGACT GGGACACAACAGCAGATTTTATTCCAGAAGCATCTCCTTTTTGCGTGTCAGATGTTACAACTACACAGCAAATGACACCAACTGAGCATTTCTCAGCATCAACGACAGAGTACGGATCAACAATTCGGCAGTTCACTACACAACCTGTAACAACATTCGAACAATCAACCATATTGGACATGTCAACGATACGGACTGGAACAACTGACAAACAATCAACGACGCAGTCTGGATCAACAGTCAAGCTGTCCACGACAAAGCCCGAGTCGACAGTCGAGCAACTGTCGACAAGACAAGAGTCGACAGTCGATCATCTGTCGACAAAGCATGGATCGACGGGGCATCAAGAAACTACGACTCTGTCTGGATCGACAGTCGAGGTATTAACGACAAAGCCGGGGTCCGCAGATGTACAATTGACGACAGATCCATTAGTTCCGGGGTCCACAGTCGAGCAACACAGCACTAGACATGGGTCGACGGTACAGCAATTTACGACGAAGACTGGATCATCTGTCAAGCAACCATACACATATTCTGAATCGACAGTTCAACAATTCACTACAGATTCGGGGTCGACGGTCGATCAACAAACGACAAAACACGGAATGACGGTAGATCAGATTACGACAGGGTATGGGTCACCTGCCAAACATCTAACAACCTTGCCTGGATCGAAATTCGAACGAACCACGGCAAATGCAAAGTCGACAGTCGAGAATCTCACATCGCATTCTGGGTCGACAGTCGAACAATTCACAACACAATCTGGGATGAAATTCGGGTCAGGATCGGGATCGACAATTTCGCAATCAAATATTTCCTCCACAGCAGCAAAACCAACCCTTTGGTCCTTTGAGTCCCCTTTAGAACGCTGCGTTCGATTTGAAAAACTGTCGAGCAATCGAGCAATCAAGGTTGCAGATTTAGGTATGTACACGTTTACAACGATGTCGGAATGTGTATATCAATGTCTTACAAATGACATGTGTTTGGCTATTTCCGTTGAATACGTTAGTGGTTCCATTCTGTGCTCAACCAGTTCCGATTACTCCAGCACAGTGTTCGCTTCTGGACACGAAACTTATTACcgattttatatgtaa
- the LOC117690298 gene encoding ninjurin-A isoform X3: MTTGNEIVPLEDIPNDQDGTDNRDGMAGTIDDNRDGMAGTIDDNRNGMDEIDIIVNPAARPTTLNMRNNSDEIDFRSVDQGLDEPDAPNNNGSSKNVFTDRQNIVRGLCDASLMAANISQLRAVLDGDPGNKYFIPLLIMIGLSLFSHITFGLLMIQRWRKERKAELEHQRDVEKAVGTPVSRASNPRGVTCLCAWCGKVEWYDEVSMYCMYFVIILNVAIAGLGLTDNNK; the protein is encoded by the exons ATGACTACCGGCAATGAGATAGTACCATTAGAGGATATTCCCAATGACCAGGATGGCACTGACAACAGGGATGGAATGGCGGGTACAATCGATGACAACAGGGATGGAATGGCGGGTACAATCGATGACAACAGGAATGGAATGGATGAAATCGATATAATTGTCAACCCTGCTGCTAGGCCGACTACCTTGAAT ATGAGGAACAATTCGGACGAAATAGACTTCAGATCTGTTGATCAAGGTTTAGAT GAACCCGATGCCCCAAACAACAACGGGtcttcaaaaaatgttttcactGACAGACAAAACATCGTTCGAGGACTCTGCGACGCATCACTGATGGCGGCAAACATCTCCCAACTACGCGCGGTATTGGATGGAGACCCGGGGAACAAATACTTCATACCTCTACTGATCATGATTGGGTTGTCGCTTTTCTCGCATATAACGTTTGGATTGCTTATGATTCAAAGATGGCGAAAAGAAAGGAAAGCCGAATTGGAACACCAAAGGGATGTTGAAAAAGCAGTGGGCACGCCGGTGTCTAGGGCAAGTAATCCACGAGGGGTCACGTGTCTTTGTGCGTGGTGTGGGAAAGTTGAGTGGTATGACGAAGTCAGCATGTATTGTATGTATTTCGTGATTATTTTGAACGTTGCAATCGCAGGACTAGGTTTGACAGACAACAACAAGTAA